One region of Triticum aestivum cultivar Chinese Spring chromosome 6B, IWGSC CS RefSeq v2.1, whole genome shotgun sequence genomic DNA includes:
- the LOC123137508 gene encoding wall-associated receptor kinase 5, which translates to MILAVLIAVLASSSARPATAATAMQPRDTCLRRCGNIDIPYPFGVGSGCHLETGDWTFSLSCNRTADGRHRLYNYQIEVLDMSVRRGQLRIYSLINPWCYNATTRAMNDQNNWWYNMDITNFRINDALNRFTVIGCNSLAYIRSLNDTADRYMTGCMAMCPGVSRLENGSCAGVGCCQTAIPSGLNGYQISFEEKFNTSGTAGFSPCSYAVLLEAAAFDFRTTYITTDEFMAANGRQVPLVLDWAIGNKTCEEAKRNSSAYACVSSNSECVDSKYGRGKGYLCNCSAGYDGNPYLLDGCQDINECQDERYPCSVPDTCVNTIGGYSCVCPEKTSGNAYNGTCEQDKSQIGWEIAIGVSIGVIVLIAAASCAYMIYAKRRLAKIKREYFEQHGGLTLFDEMRSRQGLSFKLFTQEELEEATGRFDERNVIGKGANGTVYKGTTKDGDLVAIKKCRLASERQQKEFGKEMLIVSQINHRYIVKLYGCCLEVEVPMLVYKYIPNGTLYRLIHGRREREGPRIPFTARLKIAHQTAEALSYLHSWASPPILHGDVKTSNILLDEDYTAKVSDFGASTLAPTDEAQFVTFVQGTCGYLDPEYMRTCKLTDKSDVYSFGVVLLELLTCRKALNLEELEEEKYLSSQFLLVLGENRLEEMLDPQIKREQSIEVLEQAAELAKRCLEMLGENRPSMREVAEELHRLSKLAQHPWGPPDSAELVELLRGSPSPTTYSGHSGSGVELSSTRNVSFTDTAYIGIQSPR; encoded by the exons ATGATCCTCGCGGTGCTGATCGCCGTCCTGGCATCTTCTTCGGCGCGGCctgcgacggcggcgacggcgatgcaGCCGAGGGACACATGCCTGCGGCGGTGCGGCAACATCGACATCCCGTACCCGTTCGGCGTGGGCAGCGGGTGCCACCTCGAGACCGGGGACTGGACCTTCTCGCTCAGCTGCAACCGCACCGCCGACGGGCGGCACCGGCTGTACAACTACCAGATCGAGGTGCTGGACATGTCGGTGCGGCGCGGCCAGCTGCGCATCTACAGCCTCATCAACCCGTGGTGCTACAACGCCACCACGCGCGCCATGAACGACCAGAACAACTGGTGGTACAACATGGACATCACCAACTTCCGCATCAACGACGCCCTCAACCGCTTCACCGTCATCGGCTGTAACTCGCTCGCCTACATCCGCTCCCTCAACGACACCGCCGACCGCTACATGACCGGATGCATGGCCATGTGTCCCGGCGTCAGCCGCCTGGAGAACGGCTCCTGCGCCGGCGTCGGCTGCTGCCAGACGGCCATCCCGTCCGGCCTGAACGGCTACCAGATCTCCTTCGAGGAGAAGTTCAACACCTCCGGCACCGCGGGATTCAGCCCCTGCAGCTACGCCGTGCTGCTCGAGGCCGCCGCCTTCGACTTCCGCACCACCTACATAACCACCGACGAGTTCATGGCCGCCAACGGCAGGCAGGTGCCCCTCGTGCTCGACTGGGCCATCGGGAACAAGACGTGCGAGGAGGCCAAGCGCAACTCGTCGGCCTACGCCTGCGTCAGCAGCAACAGCGAGTGCGTCGACTCCAAGTACGGACGGGGCAAGGGATACCTCTGCAACTGCTCCGCCGGCTACGACGGCAATCCCTACCTCCTCGACGGCTGTCAAG ATATCAACGAGTGCCAAGACGAACGGTACCCCTGCTCTGTTCCGGATACGTGCGTCAATACCATCGGAGGATACAGCTGCGTTTGCCCTGAAAAGACATCCGGCAACGCATACAACGGAACATGCGAGCAAGACAAGTCTCAGATTGGGTGGGAGATCGCCATTG GAGTCAGCATTGGTGTGATCGTACTGATAGCCGCCGCTTCGTGTGCTTACATGATCTACGCCAAACGGAGGCTCGCCAAGATCAAGAGAGAGTACTTCGAGCAGCACGGGGGCCTGACGCTGTTCGACGAGATGAGGTCGAGGCAGGGGCTGTCCTTCAAGCTCTTCACCCAGGAGGAGCTGGAGGAGGCGACGGGCAGGTTCGACGAGCGCAACGTGATCGGCAAGGGGGCCAACGGCACCGTGTACAAGGGAACCACCAAGGACGGCGACCTGGTGGCCATCAAGAAGTGCAGGCTCGCCAGCGAGAGGCAGCAGAAGGAGTTCGGCAAGGAGATGCTCATCGTGTCCCAGATCAACCACCGCTACATCGTCAAGCTCTACGGTTGCTGCCTCGAGGTGGAGGTCCCCATGCTCGTCTACAAGTACATCCCCAACGGCACACTCTACCGGCTCATCCACGGCCGGCGCGAGCGCGAGGGCCCGCGCATCCCGTTCACGGCCCGGCTCAAGATCGCCCACCAGACCGCCGAGGCGCTCTCCTACCTGCACTCATGGGCCTCGCCGCCCATCCTCCACGGCGACGTCAAGACGTCCAACATACTCCTCGACGAGGATTACACGGCCAAGGTCTCCGACTTCGGGGCGTCCACGCTGGCGCCCACGGACGAGGCGCAGTTCGTCACCTTCGTGCAGGGCACCTGCGGGTACCTGGACCCGGAGTACATGAGGACGTGCAAGCTGACCGACAAgagcgacgtgtacagcttcggcgtCGTCCTGCTGGAGCTGCTCACGTGCAGGAAGGCGCTCAACCTGGAGGAGCTCGAGGAGGAGAAGTACCTCTCGTCGCAGTTCCTCCTGGTCCTCGGGGAGAACAGGCTGGAGGAGATGCTAGACCCCCAGATCAAGCGCGAGCAGAGCATCGAGGTGCTCGAGCAGGCGGCGGAGCTGGCGAAGCGGTGCTTGGAGATGCTCGGCGAGAACAGGCCGTCCATGCGGGAAGTTGCGGAGGAGCTTCATAGGTTGAGCAAGCTGGCCCAGCATCCATGGGGGCCGCCAGATTCTGCGGAGCTAGTGGAACTGCTGCGTGGATCACCGTCACCGACCACGTACTCTGGCCACTCTGGGTCTGGGGTAGAGCTTAGTAGCACTAGAAATGTCAGTTTCACTGACACGGCGTACATAGGAATTCAGTCTCCGCGTTGA